TTGGTACAGAACTGGGTGGAACGTTAAAAAATGTTGTCGCGATCGCGGCAGGAATTTGTGATGGTTTAAAACTGGGAACAAATGCTAAGGCAGGTTTACTGACTCGCGCCCTTCCGGAGATGATCCGAATAGGGACTAGTTTAGGGGCTTCTAGTGAAACCTTTTTTGGATTATCAGGTTTAGGAGATTTACTGGCAACCTGTGATAGCCCTCTCTCTCGGAATTATCAAGTGGGATATGGGCTTGCCCAGGGAAAAACCCTTGAAGAAGTGCTTAACGATTTAGAAGGAACTGCCGAAGGGGTAAATACCACTAAAGTTTTAGTGCGTCTTGCTCGTCAAGAACAAATCCCCATCCCGATTTCTGGTCAGGTTTATCGTCTCTTGAAGGGAAAATCAACGCCAGAACAAGCCGTTCAAGCCTTAATGGCAAGAGAACTTAAAGCTGAATTTGATGATATCTTTGATGATTAAGGAACAGGGGTTAATTCATTCTTTTAATTGTTGAATGCAGTTTTGTATAGTTATTAAGAAGTTAATTTACAATTGGGATAGCTACTGTTATGATTTAAGTATTCTCTAGTGATTAGAGTCATAACTAAGACTGTATCAAGTTTTCCATGGCTATTTCCTCGGATTTTTCCGCCCATAATTATCAAATTTTAGAGCAACTCGGGGTTAACAAGGAAGGAGGACGGTTAACTTATAAAGCACTGAATATTCAATCTCAGCAAACGGTTGTTATTAAACAATTTAAGTTTGTTTCCAGTGATAGTGATTGGTCAGCTTATCAAGCGGTTGAACGAGAAGCAGATTTCCTCAAATCCCTCAATCATCCTCAAATTCCTAAATACCTAGATTATTTTGAATCAGAAGAAGGAATTTGTTTAGTCCAAGAGTATAAATCAGCCCCTAATTTATCTCAACGGCAAAGATTTGATTTTACTCAGATTAAGAAGATTACCCTCAGTATTCTTGAAGTTTTAGTTTATTTACAGCAACAAGCTTCTCCAATTATTCATCGGGATATTAAACCTGAAAATATCCTTATTGATGATGATTTAAATACTTATTTGGTCGATTTTGGGCTAGCTAAAATATATTCTCAGGATAGTTCTAGCACTGTTTCTGGGACAATTGGTTTTATGCCACCAGAACAATTTTTTAATAAACCCCTTTCCACTGCTTCTGATTTATACAGTTTAGGAATTACGCTGATTAGTTTAATTCTGAGAAAAGAATCGCATCAAGTTAGTGATTTCATAGACTCTCAGTTTCAAGTTGATCTTAGCGCGATCGCGCCGAAAGTTACTCCCCAATTTCAAACTTGGCTGGAAAAAATGGTTGCGTTAGATAAAGAACAACGCTTTCCTGATGCGGAAACTGCGTTAAAAGCTCTGCAACCAATTATTCTCAAAAAACCCAAAGAAATTGAACTTAACCATTGCGAAATTTACCTTCAAGCAAGTCACCGTGAAGACATTATTGAAAAGGAATTATCACTGGCGCAATTAATTCCAGAGGAAGTTTTAGAGGGAAAATGGGAAGTTGCACCGCACTCATCGGATCCGCCTCATACACCGCAAAAACACGCTTGGATTGAGATTCAACCAAAAACTTTTTCCAATCAAGAAGAAAGGGAAGTTCCTTGTTATCTCCGAGTCGATACGAGCAAGTTAAAGTCGAACCAAGAGTATGAACGCAAACTATTATTACACACTAATGCTTACTCAGAAACTTATGTTATTCCGCTACGAGTGAAAACCGCTCCTCTTGCCATACCATTGTCTCCTTTTCCCAGCTCTGGCTTAGGAATAATATTAGTTTCTATGGGAGTTATCAGTGCCTTAACTTATAGTTTTAGTGACATCCTACTAGGTCATTTTCAGCAAATTAGAACATTTATTTTTTCCATTGTTAGTGATTTTCGTTATACATCAATAACTGATGTTATAATTTTTATTGGTGTTTTATTAGGAATACTCTTTGGGGTGAGTTTTGGGGAAGAAGAAAAGAAGGAATCCAAGAAATTTTCACTAACAGAAGCGTTCTTTGGCACGGTTTTTCTAGCATTATGTTATGGCGCGATCGCGGGATCAGTCTCCGTTTTAGCAGAAGTCATTTGGAAACAGTTTATTATTTCCGTATCACTCCCGAGTCTCTACTCCCTAGTTAGTTTCGGATTTTTTAATGCTTATGTTAGTACCGATGCGACTTTAATAGCAGCCACAATTACTTTTATACTTAAAGGGTTTTATAACTTCTATTTTTCCTTAAAGAAAGCAGGATTAAATTCGTTTTTTGCTACTCTCTTTTTAATAGCAAGCGTTAGCTTGGGTATTTTAGCAGGAATCGAAATTGTTACCCCAACTACTGTTGAGTCATTATCTTTTATCATGGCTAGCATTAGTGGCGGATATTTAATCAGTGCGATGCTTTATTTACCGCTAATGAGACTCCAGAAAAAGAGACAACTCAAAAAGCAAGAAATAAACTTAATCCAACCCTAACCGTATCTTAAATAAGCATCAGAATCAATTATGAAGTTATCGCGCCAACCAATGATGAGAAATTTACTTTTAATCTCCTTAATCGCAATCATGCAATCAAGTTGTACATTATTATTTCATTCTTCTGAGAGTGATAGAGAAAGTGATATTGCAACTTCTCCCGAAGAAGATTCTTCTATTACAGACGAGGAAGATGATTCTTCTAGAAGTTCGCCTAATTCTGAGGTTAGTGAAAGTGAGAAGACATCAGAAGATGAGGAAGGAGGGTTTTCTTTAAACAGAGATACAAATCCATCAGATAAAAAGAACAATCAATCGGAAAGTGGGAAAGATGGGAGATCGGAAGCTACCAATGAATCAGAAAAGAAAGGAGATTTATTTGTTACTGTCTCTGGCGATGATCACAATAGCGGTTCAATAAGACAGCCTCTGAGAACATTAACCGAAGCCATCGAAAAAGCGACAGAAATGCAAGAAGAAAAGCGCGATCAAGAAGTCGTTATTAAGTTAGATCGAGGAACTTATTCAGAAAGAAGTGGTGAAGATAAAGATATTAAAATTCCTTCCGATATTTCCATTGTTGGAACAGGTGATAATACCATTGTCTTAGCTAACTTAGAACTTTCCTCGAATGTTTTATTACAAGATTTACAAGTGAAGGATCATAAAGTTACTGTAGGAGAAGAAATAACCGAAGGAAAAACCGTCTTAAAGAATTTATTTGTTAATGATGGTGGCGTTGAAATTGCATCCTCCAATGTTCAATTATCAGATATTAACTTAAAAGGTGCAAGTCGAGAGGATGTATTACTAATAGCTTCGGAAAATCCAAGACTTAACAACATTAAAATTGAGAATCGTTATCAAAATCCTGTTAATAGTTCTTATTCTAGTTTAGGCAGTTTAATTATTGGGAGTGAGGCTTCACCTCAGATTACCAATTTAAAAATCCAGAATAGTCTATTAGGAATTAATAACGAAGGAAATAGTGCAATTAAGAATCTAGAATTAGTAGGCAATCGGGCTGGCATTTATAATGAAGGAGAAATTACCTTAGAAGAAGTGACGATTTCTAAGGCTGAGAAATCTCATTATGGAATTTGTAACCAAGACGAAGGAACAGTTCTAATTGAAACAGCTAAACTAGACAGTAGCTCGATCACTGAAGCTGATGATTGTACTAATTTCTCTGGTAATTCTTATCCCGATACGATTCCTGATCTTGCAGGAAATTATGAAAGCATTTTTATTGAAAATTTAGACTAATTAATAATGGGTGATCAGATTATTAATCAAAAAATTCGGACTCTATTGGATGCAGCTAATCAGTATTTAGCCAGTGATCCCAATGCTAGCATTTTGAAAGTTGGCATTTTGGGAGAACTCTTAACTGTTCGGATTTTTCAAGAAAAAGGAATCCCCATTGAAGAAGAAGATCAACATAGAAGGCTTATACGGTTAGCACGACAAAGAGCAATTTCTGCAGAGGTTGCTCGCTATTTTCATAAAATTAGAATATCCCGAAATCAAGCAATCCATGTTGATGCTGAGGGAAAGTTTGTGGATAATTTGCAAATTGCTCAAGAAGCGATTAATAATGCTCAAGCCCTAATAGCATTATATCTCGATATTCAACCAAAATCAGGAGTACGTCCACCGAAAACCCCTCCGAAAGTGCAAGACAGTTATCGTAAAGAGCGGGTTAGGCTTGAGAAACCAACTACACAACAGCCTCAAAACCAATCGCCTTCTCAAAAGCAAAGTTCAACGAATTATACTGCCGAAGAATATCAAAAAGCTCGTGAGTTTTTAGCCCAATTACGTCGAGCTGATGATCCCTATCCTCTGTCATCCAAAGAATATATTCATCTTGATGATGTGGCTAGCTTTTTTAACGAGTGGAAAAAGGGATTTGCCAATGAAAAAGAAGCCGCGATCGAATATCTTCGGTTTATGAGTGAGGAGGATGCCATTTAAGCTAGGATGCTATATTATTCAGTTCTTCTCTTACCACTCGCCGTAATGTTTCTTCTAAGGGTTCACGAGTTTGTTGAATATGCTGACGGAGTGCTTCGTTAATGAGGGTTTGATAATTTCCACCCCCTGCTAAATGCACTTGCTGACGGAACCATTGTAAAATATCATCATCCAAGCGAATAGTAATACGAGTTTTACCTGAGGAACTTAAGTCAACTGCTCCTCGTTTGCCTTGGCTAAAATCATCTTCTGTTTTCATAACTATTCCCCCTGATCAATCCGACGGAGTTTTAAAACATCAGTCATCTGCTTAATACGATTAAAACAGCTATTCATCTGCTGATGATCTTTGACTTCAATAGAGAGAGTAATTAAAGCTGGCTTATCTTTCCCTGTCTTCACGCTGGCATTGCTAACATTAATATGCTGGTCACTGAGACGGGCTAAAATATCTCGGAATACTCCAACGCGATCAATGACTTCTACCTCTACATCCACAGTATAAGTAGGACTGCGACCATTACCATTAGTTTTGCCATCCCCATTAACAATATTCCAGTGAACGGGAATAACGCGATCGCTGTTCACTTGCTCCACATTAGAACAATCTTGGCGATGAATGGTAATCCCTTTAGTACGAGTCACAATACCAAGGATCGGTTCACCCGGAATAGGGGAACAACAACCTGCGCGGTGATACATTAACCCCTCAACTCCTGCAATGGGAGATTGATTATTTTTAGTGGGACGAGAAGAACGAGAAACGGTTTTTGGCAGGCTTTGTACCCTTTCCTCTTCTAGATCGGGTTTTTGTTCTGCTTTTTCTAACTCTTCCTCTTGTAAAGATTCTTCTCGTAACTTACTTGCAACAGAATTAGTGGTAATTTCCCCATAACCAATCGCTGCCAATAAATCCTCAACAGTTTGATAGTTTGAACGTTCAGCAACTCGTTGCATTCGATCTGATTTTAGTAGGGATTCAAAACCAGCTTTCCCCACTGCTTTTTCTAACATACTGCGTCCTCGGGCAAGATTTTCTTCTCGATGAGAACGCTTATACCATTGCCGAATGCGATTTCTGGCACTAGGCGTAACCACAAAGTTTAACCAATCTAAACTGGGATGGCTATTTTTGCTAGTAATAATCTCCACAATATCGCCATTCTTGAGAGGCGTATCTAAAACCGTCCAACTGCCATTCACTCGCGCCCCTTTAATATGATTCCCCACTTCCGTATGGATATGATAAGCAAAATCCACAGGAGTTGCCCCACGGGAAAGGGCTACCACATCTCCTTGTGGCGTAAATACAAACACATCATCTTCAAATAGATTATCCCGAATACTCTCAATATACTCTTGGGCATCTTTGAGATCGTTTTGCCATTCTAAAAGCTGTCGCAACCATGTAAATTTCTCATCTTCTGCGGTAGGCTTAAAGTCGCTAGAACCACTTTCTTTATATAGCCAGTGGGCAGCAATCCCGTATTCTGCAATATGGTGCATTTCCAAAGTACGGATTTGCATTTCGATCGGCTTGCCATAAATCCCAATAACGGTGGTATGTAGGGATTGATACCGATTTGGTTTGGGGAGTCCAATATAGTCCTTAAAGCGACCTGGAATGGGTTTAAAGGCATCATGGATTACGGCGAGAGCACGATAACAGTCTTCCCGAGTTTTGAGGATGACTCGTACGCCAGCTAAGTCATAAATTTCTTCAAATTCTTTCTGCTGTTGGTGCATCTTTTGGTAAATGCCGTATAGATGCTTGGGGCGACCTTTTAATTCTTCTACTTCAATTCCCGCATCTTGGAAGCGTTGATGTAAAACGGCAATTAACTCGTTAATTCTGGCTTCGCGATCAGCCCGTCGATCAGTTACTAAATCTCGGATTTGTTGAAATGCTTGCGGTTCGAGATACTTAAAGGCTAAATCTTCTAATTCCCACTTAAATCGACCGATTCCAAGACGGTTGGCAAGGGGGGCAAAAATTTCTCGGGTTTCTAGGGCAATTTGCTTTTGTTTTTCTGGCTTTAGATGTTCTAAAGTTCGCATATTGTGGAGACGATCTGCAAGTTTTACCACAATGACGCGAATATCTTTTGCCATCGCCAGAAACATCCGCCGAAAGTTCTCGGCAGCCCGTTCGGTTTTACTGGAGAAGTTAAACTTAGAAAGTTTGGTAACTCCTTCTACGAGATGGCGAACGGATTCCCCAAATTTTTCCTCAATTTCTTCACAAGTGGTGTCGGTATCTTCTACAATGTCATGGAGGAACCCAGCAGCGATCATGGCACTGCCTCCACCTAAATCTCGAATTAAGCCAGCAACTGCTACAGGGTGAGCAATATAAGGCTCTCCAGAACGTCGATATTGACCTTCGTGTAGGTTGTAAGCAAACTGAAAAGCACTGGCAATTAATTCTGCATCTTCGTTCTCTACGCTCGGATCATTAGCGATTTCGATACAGTCAGCTAACCATCGCGGTAAAGATATGTTATATTCGGTGGTGGTTTTTTGTGCGATCGCGTCCATAGTCCACTCTTAGTATTCTACAAGGTTTGACAAAGTCAGAAGGTGAAACTCATTAAGTGTTACTAATGAAATAAGATAATGTTTTCTATTTAATGAGAAGTTCACAAGATTGTAACGTAAATAAACCCCATCATGTTACCCCTCTCCTATCAACAAACCTATCAAACCTTTTTTAATCTGCTCAAACAGTTGGAGGAAATGCTCAATGCAGAGGCTGATTATGAGGAATTGAAAGCTGGATTTTCAAAACTCCAACAGCAATTTCAACAGGAGATTATGGCTTTAACAGGAGAAGACCTAACAGGAGAAATTTTTTCTCAGTGGCAATCTTCTCAAACTGAAATTCACCGCACTATGCGCTTATTGCAAACAGATATGATGTTTCTACAAACCTCACGGAATCCAGAAACGTCTCAACAACGTTTAGCAACTGTGCGCGATCGCGTGGAAAAGTTGATTCAGTTTACCGCCAGTTTTACTGAGAAAGATTCTTAAATTGAGGTTTCCTTCATATTAACAAATGTTTATGGCTAGTTGCATCTCTAGTTGATATTACAATGATGATAGTGCCTTCAATTAAGAATTAAAAGTGGTGAAATCTCTTCAGAATCAAGTCGTATTAGTAACAGGGGCAACTCGTGGCATTGGTAAAGGGATTGCCATTGGCTTAGGAGAAGCTGGCGCAACTGTTTATATTACTGGGCGTACCCTTGGCAATGAGGAAACTCCCTCGCAAACAGGAACGCTTTTAGAAACAAAAACTGCTGTGGAAGAAGCAGGAGGCATTTGTATTCCTGTACAGGTGGATCATAGTGATGATGAACAAATTAAACAGCTATTTACCCAAATTGAACAGGAACAAAACGGGCAATTAGACCTCTTAGTGAATAATGTCTTCGCTGGAGTACAACCCCTTGCCCAGGCCTCAGGAACACCGTTTTGGCAACATGATCCGAGTCTGTGGGATGCTGTGAACCAAGTGGGACTCCGTAGCCATTATGTTAGCAGTATTTTTGCCGCTCGTTTGATGAGTAAACGGAAACAGGGCTTAATTTGTACCATTTCT
This window of the Euhalothece natronophila Z-M001 genome carries:
- a CDS encoding serine/threonine protein kinase — protein: MAISSDFSAHNYQILEQLGVNKEGGRLTYKALNIQSQQTVVIKQFKFVSSDSDWSAYQAVEREADFLKSLNHPQIPKYLDYFESEEGICLVQEYKSAPNLSQRQRFDFTQIKKITLSILEVLVYLQQQASPIIHRDIKPENILIDDDLNTYLVDFGLAKIYSQDSSSTVSGTIGFMPPEQFFNKPLSTASDLYSLGITLISLILRKESHQVSDFIDSQFQVDLSAIAPKVTPQFQTWLEKMVALDKEQRFPDAETALKALQPIILKKPKEIELNHCEIYLQASHREDIIEKELSLAQLIPEEVLEGKWEVAPHSSDPPHTPQKHAWIEIQPKTFSNQEEREVPCYLRVDTSKLKSNQEYERKLLLHTNAYSETYVIPLRVKTAPLAIPLSPFPSSGLGIILVSMGVISALTYSFSDILLGHFQQIRTFIFSIVSDFRYTSITDVIIFIGVLLGILFGVSFGEEEKKESKKFSLTEAFFGTVFLALCYGAIAGSVSVLAEVIWKQFIISVSLPSLYSLVSFGFFNAYVSTDATLIAATITFILKGFYNFYFSLKKAGLNSFFATLFLIASVSLGILAGIEIVTPTTVESLSFIMASISGGYLISAMLYLPLMRLQKKRQLKKQEINLIQP
- a CDS encoding DUF1565 domain-containing protein, coding for MKLSRQPMMRNLLLISLIAIMQSSCTLLFHSSESDRESDIATSPEEDSSITDEEDDSSRSSPNSEVSESEKTSEDEEGGFSLNRDTNPSDKKNNQSESGKDGRSEATNESEKKGDLFVTVSGDDHNSGSIRQPLRTLTEAIEKATEMQEEKRDQEVVIKLDRGTYSERSGEDKDIKIPSDISIVGTGDNTIVLANLELSSNVLLQDLQVKDHKVTVGEEITEGKTVLKNLFVNDGGVEIASSNVQLSDINLKGASREDVLLIASENPRLNNIKIENRYQNPVNSSYSSLGSLIIGSEASPQITNLKIQNSLLGINNEGNSAIKNLELVGNRAGIYNEGEITLEEVTISKAEKSHYGICNQDEGTVLIETAKLDSSSITEADDCTNFSGNSYPDTIPDLAGNYESIFIENLD
- a CDS encoding BrnA antitoxin family protein; the encoded protein is MKTEDDFSQGKRGAVDLSSSGKTRITIRLDDDILQWFRQQVHLAGGGNYQTLINEALRQHIQQTREPLEETLRRVVREELNNIAS
- a CDS encoding RelA/SpoT family protein, with the protein product MDAIAQKTTTEYNISLPRWLADCIEIANDPSVENEDAELIASAFQFAYNLHEGQYRRSGEPYIAHPVAVAGLIRDLGGGSAMIAAGFLHDIVEDTDTTCEEIEEKFGESVRHLVEGVTKLSKFNFSSKTERAAENFRRMFLAMAKDIRVIVVKLADRLHNMRTLEHLKPEKQKQIALETREIFAPLANRLGIGRFKWELEDLAFKYLEPQAFQQIRDLVTDRRADREARINELIAVLHQRFQDAGIEVEELKGRPKHLYGIYQKMHQQQKEFEEIYDLAGVRVILKTREDCYRALAVIHDAFKPIPGRFKDYIGLPKPNRYQSLHTTVIGIYGKPIEMQIRTLEMHHIAEYGIAAHWLYKESGSSDFKPTAEDEKFTWLRQLLEWQNDLKDAQEYIESIRDNLFEDDVFVFTPQGDVVALSRGATPVDFAYHIHTEVGNHIKGARVNGSWTVLDTPLKNGDIVEIITSKNSHPSLDWLNFVVTPSARNRIRQWYKRSHREENLARGRSMLEKAVGKAGFESLLKSDRMQRVAERSNYQTVEDLLAAIGYGEITTNSVASKLREESLQEEELEKAEQKPDLEEERVQSLPKTVSRSSRPTKNNQSPIAGVEGLMYHRAGCCSPIPGEPILGIVTRTKGITIHRQDCSNVEQVNSDRVIPVHWNIVNGDGKTNGNGRSPTYTVDVEVEVIDRVGVFRDILARLSDQHINVSNASVKTGKDKPALITLSIEVKDHQQMNSCFNRIKQMTDVLKLRRIDQGE
- the patD gene encoding heterocyst frequency control protein PatD — encoded protein: MLPLSYQQTYQTFFNLLKQLEEMLNAEADYEELKAGFSKLQQQFQQEIMALTGEDLTGEIFSQWQSSQTEIHRTMRLLQTDMMFLQTSRNPETSQQRLATVRDRVEKLIQFTASFTEKDS